The following proteins are encoded in a genomic region of Pyxicephalus adspersus chromosome 9, UCB_Pads_2.0, whole genome shotgun sequence:
- the LOC140338319 gene encoding uncharacterized protein has translation MAGDDVPQSKPCGGYCGLSKLIQTIVFLTWTALGVAFIVVGAMNIFKCPEERFIPIYMVVAGAFSFAYWILLPLRCFFPTIGKILGLPIALFVFAWFIAGSVWVFRRYQVDPSKIRCDTHMYLFVFSILLIQWILIGIGIIGILLSCFFCKNSCIPEFFSCFDCCPCLEESMCLDCCKACPCLDCEKISQCLDCGKICQCLDCCNICQCLDCCKICQCLDCCKNCQCLDCSKTCQCLESCTTLCSDICCCCCQKCCKSIQCSSCFNCLNCCKCLECCASKA, from the exons ATGGCAGGAGATGATGTTCCCCAAAGTAAACCATGCGGTG GCTACTGTGGTTTAAGTAAAT tgatACAAACCATAGTCTTTTTAACATGGACTGCATTAGGAGTGGCGTTCATCGTAGTAG GTGCTATGAACATATTTAAATGTCCTGAGGAGCGATTTATTCCAATATATATGGTTGTTGCGGGAGCCTTCAGCTTTGCATACTGGATTTTATTACCTTTGAGATGCTTCTTTCCCACCATTGGAAAGATCCTTGGTCTTCCTATTGCTCTTTTTGTCTTTGCCTGGTTTATTGCAG GCAGCGTGTGGGTGTTCAGACGTTATCAAGTTGACCCGTCAAAAATTAGGTGTGATACTCACATGTATTTATTCGTTTTCTCCATCCTGCTCATTCAGTGGATCTTAATTGGAATTGGAATCATCGGCATTTTGCTATCTTGCTTCTTCTGCAAGAATTCA TGTATCCCTGAATTTTTCAGTTGTTTTGATTGCTGTCCATGCTTAGAAGAATCCATGTGCCTGGATTGCTGCAAAGCCTGTCCGTGCCTAGATTGTGAGAAAATAAGTCAGTGCCTAGATTGCGGCAAAATCTGTCAGTGCCTAGATTGCTGCAACATCTGTCAGTGCCTAGATTGCTGCAAAATCTGTCAGTGCCTAGATTGCTGCAAAAACTGTCAGTGCCTAGATTGCAGCAAAACCTGTCAATGCCTAGAGTCCTGCACCACTCTATGTTCAGAtatctgctgctgctgctgccagaaATGTTGTAAGAGCATCCAGTGCAGCAGTTGTTTCAATTGTTTAAATTGCTGCAAGTGTTTAGAGTGTTGTGCCTCAAAAGCATGA